The nucleotide window ATCAGCTGGTCCATTTTTTCTAAAACCGCCTTGACGATCGTGCGCCCTACGTCATGTAGTTTATTTTGTAACAGCCGCTCAAATTTCTGAAAATCCATCTCATACAATAAACGCTCAAATTCTTTCTCGTCTTCTTCCAACTTCGAAAGGATAACCTCTTTGATATATCGAATAAATACTGTCATGAAGACATCACCCCTGGGTAATCTTTTTGGATTACTCATCCCGTCGAAGGATGGTGATGTCTTCTTCTTTTTTCTTCCTCAAAAATCCTACAGTAATTTTACACTAACCAGACAGAAAAGTAAGATTGACAATGGCGGAAGGGTGTGATAAAATACTAAAATTTGAAAATTTGCAAGTTTTATGTTATACTAAATATGAGCAGGGGGGATATACATGGTGGCCATCGGTGACAAGGTCGTTTATCCCATGCATGGTGCCGGCGTCGTTGAAGCGTTGGAAGAGCATGAAGTCTTGGGGAAAAAACAATATTACTATGTGCTGACCATGCTTTGCAGCGGTATGCGTGTCATGATTCCGCAAGACCAAGTCGACCAGGTAGGGTTGCGCGCCGTTGTCGGCGAGACGGAGATAGCGCGAGTAAAAGAAGTCCTTAGCGGTTTACCTGAACAGGATACGGGCAATTGGAACCGGCGTATTAACCATAACCTTACGAAAATCAAGAGCGGCAGCATCTTTGAAGTGGCGGAAGTGGTGCGTAATCTGATGAAGCAAGAGGTAGGCAGGCGCCTTTCCACCGCTGAGCGGCGGCTGCTCGACACCGCTAAACAAATCTTGATTAGCGAACTGGTGCTGGCATGTGACAAAGATGTCGACAGCGTTGAAAGCTGGGTTGACGGACTGATACAAAAAAATAGCGCCGGGCAGGTAAACTTTTAGAGTATTTTTTCACTAAATTGGATAAACTAAAGAATGATTTCCACATTTTGGTTTATTGGTGGCCAATCTCTTGTGGGAATGCGGAATGTACTTTATAATATAACAATATGGGAGGAGGTGAAGTTTTGCTTGATAAAACGCTCCGTTTTGTAATCACCGTACTGGCAGCCATTGGCGGTCTGATGATGACTGACCGGATTATACCACTGCTGGCATCTGTGGTTAGTCCCGAATTCTTGCGCGTCGGTGTGTTTGGCATTACCGTGGCTACCATGGTATCTTTCCTGTTCGGCGGGCTGATTGGCGGCGTGGTTGGTTTTTTGGCGTCGCCGCTATTGATTAAACACTTGTGGCAGTTTACCTACTGGGTAGAAGCCAGGCTTAATAAAATGCCCGTTTATGACGTACTGGCAGGCGCGTTGGGTCTTGCTGTCGGACTTATAATTTCTAATCTTTTAGGTTCCGCCTTTCTTCCTATTCCGATTATTGGCACCTATGTTCCCGGGGTACTCAGCATTATTCTGGGTTATCTTGGCATAAATGTGGCAATCCGCAAGCGTGATGAACTGGTTGCCCTGTTTGCGTCCCTGCCGCGCATGGGTAAAGACCGGCAGAAGGAAAAGGGCGCCAACATTTCCCAGTATAAGATTCTCGATACCAGTGTCATTATTGACGGCCGCATTGCCGATATCTGCAAAAGCGGTTTTATTGAAGGTACGCTGGTTATTCCTGGCTTTGTGCTGGAAGAGCTGCAGCATATTGCCGATTCTTCCGACCTGCTTAAGCGTAATCGTGGCCGTCGCGGCCTTGATATTCTCAACCGTATTCAGAAGGAACTTGGCATGTATGTTCAGATTGACAACCGCGATTTCGACGATATCGCCGAAGTGGACTCCAAACTGGTAAAATTGGGTCAGCTTCTTAAGGCCAAGATCATTACCAATGATTACAACCTTAACAAGGTCGCCGAACTCCAGGGAGTACCTGTCCTCAACATCAACGAACTGTCCAACGCCGTGAAACCGGTAGTCCTACCCGGCGAGGAGATGGTCGTTCATGTGGTCAAAGACGGCAAGGAAGTCGGTCAAGGTGTTGCCTATTTAGACGATGGAACTATGATTGTTGTTGACGGCGGTAAGCGCCATATTGGCGAAACCATCGGCGTTTTGGTAACTTCGGTGTTGCAGACCGCCGCCGGCCGGATGATTTTTGCTAAGCCCAAGGCACTATAAAGTTCGAAATCAGCCCTCAAGCGCGGTGGCCGCTTCAGGGCTTTTCTTTTTCCGGGAAAAACAGGAAAAGCATTTTTGCTCGCGAAGCTAATAACGTAAAAAATTATATTCCGCTACGTTCCGTTTTTCCGTTTACAGCCTTCACATAAAAAAGCAATATTCCACCACAATCCACTTTCTACTTTCCGTTTTCTAATTTCCATATAGAAAGGTCGTAGAATATGGTAACAGCAATTATTGCCGCCGCCGGGCAGGGGCGGCGCATGGGCGCCGGGAGCAACAAAGTGCTGCTGACGCTGGCCGGCATTCCGCTTGTGGTCCGCACCGTCCGCCAACTGGCCGCTTGTCCGCAGATAGAGGAAATCATTATTGTAAGCGGGCCGGAGGAAATGGGAGAAATGCACTCTTTGGTTTCAGCCATGGGCTTAACCCAAAAATGGCAGGTCGTCGCCGGTGGCAGTGAACGCCAGTATTCGGTGGCCAATGCCCTCGCCGCCGTTTCCGGCAAGGCAGAGATTATTGTTGTGCACGACGGTGCCCGACCGCTGGCAGACCAAACGGCAATCGAAAATGTTATCGCCGCCGCCCGCGAGTATGGCGCCGCGGTAGTAGCCGTACCGGTCAAAGATACGATTAAAGTGGCTGATGCTAACGGTTTTGTGGCTACTACCCCTGACCGGAAGAAACTGTGGGCCGTTCAGACGCCGCAGGCCTTTCAGGCCGCCATTTTGCGCCAGGCTTACGCCCAGGCGTTGGCGGAAGGTTTTTTGGGAACCGACGATGCTTCCCTGGTGGAACGCCTGGGGATGCCGGTAAAACTGGTGACAGGCAGTTACCGCAATTTAAAAATCACGACGCCGGAAGATATGGTGATTGCCGCGGCGTTACTGGAAGGAGAAAGAACCATGCGGGTAGGCATTGGTTATGATGTGCATCGCTTGGTGGCAGGCCGCAACCTCATTTTAGGCGGGGTTGAGATCCCGTACGAGTATGGTCTTGAGGGTCATTCGGACGCTGACGTGCTATTGCACGCCATTAAAGATGCCCTGCTGGGGGCGGCGGCCCTCGGGGACATTGGGCGCCATTTTCCGGATACCGACCCGCGGTATAAAGGGGCTTCCAGCCTTAAACTACTGGCGCGCGTCAAGGAAATACTGGCTGAAAAAGGGTATGAGGCGGGTAATGTGGACGCTACCGTCATTGCCCAGAAGCCTAAGCTGGCGCCTTACATCGCCCAAATGAACGCCAATATCGCTGCCGTGCTGGGCATAGACGTCGACCGGGTTAATGTCAAAGCGACCACTACCGAAGGGCTGGGCTTTACCGGCCGCGGCGAAGGCATCGCGGCCCAGGCGGTTGCCACCGTTGTCCGCCGATAATGTTCGATGCATAAAAGGAGCGAGCGGCCGCATATTATAAATAATAACTTTTTTGCGCCCGTTTGGGAGGTGGCTTGCGGTGCGCCGCTTACTCTGCTTATTATTATGTCTGCTGATCCTTCTCGTCTGGCCTGGCGTGGCCAGCGCCGCCGACTTTAAGATTAACATAAGTATTTCCCGCCAGGACGACGGTACTACCTGCGGCGAACTGCTTGTCAACGACCGCGTGGTGTGGCGGATCGCCGTGCTGGCTGACGGCGCCAAACCGGCGACAAGCGGCGGTGCTTCGGCTACTACCTGGATTGCGCCCGATATTGTGAACGGCATGTTTGTAATTAAAATCAGCAGTGAATAATGGTGCGGCACTTGGTGATTTGGCCAAGTGCCGTTTTACAGTCCGCCGCGGCGTGCAGCCTGTTCTTGCGAAAAAAGCCGGAATGATTTACAATATCATGGAAAAGACAGACGAACTGGCTGCTTTAGGTTCGGTTTTATTGGAGGGATATAAATGTCTAAGCGGGAACTGCGCGTGCGGTTCGCTCCCAGCCCTACCGGCCCTTT belongs to Sporolituus thermophilus DSM 23256 and includes:
- a CDS encoding CarD family transcriptional regulator, which produces MVAIGDKVVYPMHGAGVVEALEEHEVLGKKQYYYVLTMLCSGMRVMIPQDQVDQVGLRAVVGETEIARVKEVLSGLPEQDTGNWNRRINHNLTKIKSGSIFEVAEVVRNLMKQEVGRRLSTAERRLLDTAKQILISELVLACDKDVDSVESWVDGLIQKNSAGQVNF
- a CDS encoding PIN/TRAM domain-containing protein; the protein is MLDKTLRFVITVLAAIGGLMMTDRIIPLLASVVSPEFLRVGVFGITVATMVSFLFGGLIGGVVGFLASPLLIKHLWQFTYWVEARLNKMPVYDVLAGALGLAVGLIISNLLGSAFLPIPIIGTYVPGVLSIILGYLGINVAIRKRDELVALFASLPRMGKDRQKEKGANISQYKILDTSVIIDGRIADICKSGFIEGTLVIPGFVLEELQHIADSSDLLKRNRGRRGLDILNRIQKELGMYVQIDNRDFDDIAEVDSKLVKLGQLLKAKIITNDYNLNKVAELQGVPVLNINELSNAVKPVVLPGEEMVVHVVKDGKEVGQGVAYLDDGTMIVVDGGKRHIGETIGVLVTSVLQTAAGRMIFAKPKAL
- the ispF gene encoding 2-C-methyl-D-erythritol 2,4-cyclodiphosphate synthase, translated to MRVGIGYDVHRLVAGRNLILGGVEIPYEYGLEGHSDADVLLHAIKDALLGAAALGDIGRHFPDTDPRYKGASSLKLLARVKEILAEKGYEAGNVDATVIAQKPKLAPYIAQMNANIAAVLGIDVDRVNVKATTTEGLGFTGRGEGIAAQAVATVVRR